A window from Schistosoma haematobium chromosome 1, whole genome shotgun sequence encodes these proteins:
- the SSNA1_1 gene encoding Sjoegren syndrome nuclear autoantigen 1 (EggNog:ENOG410VJ4C~COG:S): MAHDAQILQQHNTELVKLIEDLCQKRDQLQKAIIEEDDEKNRLQHDMRIISEKLAKINDSLSKKLVVRNSYDKAIAESQQAYSKLLENSYGLLNILKCNQEKMKDKFAKTCNS, encoded by the exons ATGGCACATGACGCACAAATTCTTCAGCAACACAACACTGAACTTGTAAAAC TGATAGAAGATTTGTGTCAGAAAAGAGATCAGTTACAGAAAGCAATTATTGAGGAAGATGATGAAAAAAACCGTCTACAGCATGACATGAGGATTATTTCGGAGAAACTTGcgaaaataaatgattcactaAGCAAGAAGCTAGTCGTTCGAAATTCTTATGATAAGGCAATTGCCGAATCACAACAAGCCTACTCGAAA TTATTAGAAAACTCTTATGGGTTGCTGAATATCTTGAAATGCAATCAAGAAAAAATGAAAGATAAGTTCGCTAAAACATGTAATTCCTAA